One Cicer arietinum cultivar CDC Frontier isolate Library 1 chromosome 8, Cicar.CDCFrontier_v2.0, whole genome shotgun sequence DNA segment encodes these proteins:
- the LOC101500182 gene encoding probable aquaporin TIP-type alpha, with protein sequence MATRRYAFGRADEATHPDSIRATIAEFASTFIFVFAGEGSGLALVKIYQDSAFSAGELLATALAHAFALFAAVSASMHVSGGHINPAVTFGALIGGRISVLRAVYYWIAQLLGAVVAALLLRLVTNNMRPAGFHVGDGIGSGHALILEIIMTFGLMYTVYATAIDPKRGTIGAIAPLAIGLIVGANILVGGAFDGACMNPALAFGPSLVGWRWHQHWIFWLGPFIGAALAAIIYEYVIIPTEPPHAHQPLAPEDY encoded by the exons atgGCAACTCGTAGGTATGCTTTTGGAAGAGCTGATGAGGCTACACATCCTGATTCAATTAGAGCAACTATAGCTGAATTTGCATCCACTTTCATCTTTGTCTTTGCTGGAGAAGGATCTGGCCTTGCTTTGG TTAAGATTTACCAAGACTCAGCATTCTCAGCTGGTGAACTGTTGGCAACAGCACTTGCACATGCTTTTGCACTATTTGCTGCTGTGTCTGCTAGTATGCATGTATCTGGTGGTCATATCAACCCAGCAGTTACATTTGGTGCTCTCATTGGTGGCAGAATCTCTGTTCTTAGAGCTGTCTACTACTGGATTGCTCAACTTCTTGGTGCTGTTGTTGCTGCTCTCTTGCTTAGGCTTGTCACTAATAACATG AGACCAGCAGGGTTTCATGTAGGAGATGGTATTGGTTCAGGACATGCACTTATACTTGAGATAATAATGACATTTGGGCTAATGTACACAGTATATGCAACTGCAATTGATCCTAAAAGAGGTACCATTGGTGCTATTGCACCTTTAGCAATTGGACTCATTGTTGGTGCAAATATCCTTGTTGGTGGGGCATTTGATGGAGCATGTATGAACCCTGCTCTTGCTTTTGGGCCTTCTTTGGTTGGCTGGAGATGGCACCAACATTGGATCTTTTGGCTTGGTCCATTCATTGGAGCAGCATTGGCAGCAATCATATATGAATATGTTATTATCCCAACTGAGCCACCTCATGCACACCAGCCTCTGGCTCCTGAAGATTACTAG